From Punica granatum isolate Tunisia-2019 chromosome 1, ASM765513v2, whole genome shotgun sequence:
CTGTATATCGATCTACAGACTGCTGTCTAGCCTGCTTGCGTCTTGCTCCTCTGTCGCAAATGGCTCTCTGCAGCAAATCAATTTTTGATTCTCCAGATGTTATGCGAATATAGACATCTACGTGCGTTGGGCTTTTAGCTTTCTTAAGAATTCCAAGATCTCCGTATATGAAGGATCAGTGCGGCTGAGGGGTTTGCATGAATTTATGTGATCTGTCGATTCCAACACCTGCATCAGAGTTGCAGACGATAATTAAATGGAAGCTACTGGCTGCCCAAGATTCTAAACTGGAGAATGTTTAAAACAGGCAAAAACAATAAAGCAAGGGTGGAATTCACTACTGCGCTTCTTTTTGGTATTCCTGAGTAAATACCAATCACTGTTGATGAATCCAATCTCAGTAACCTATATACAAAAAGGATTAAGGAATATTCTCTATGCCAGAATTCTGGTCCATTTATATGCGGAGTCTCTCTTTGTCAAAATATTTGAATGCTAAGAGTGCACTCTATATtttattgagaaaaatatGCTTCCAAGAGAAATTGCATTTTCATTTTACAGCCAAAGACGTGACGAGCGATGATACTTACCACTAGTTCACCAAATCCAGGATATGCAGACTCAATTGGCACGATTTCCATTCGGAAGGCCCAACCACCATAACCTTCAACTATTGGAGTTACTTTCGTCTGCAGAAAAGTTAAAAGTGGTTCAATTTCAGATGCACATGCTTTAGTACACACAAGAAGAAAAGGATTCGACTCTCAATTTACCTCACAGAAGCTAAGTACATCAAGCATCCCCTTTCTGTGAAGGTTGCGGATGAAGTCGTTCAGCTCCACCAATCTCAGAGACCCACTTCTAAGCTCACCTATCTGTGAAACGATAAATTAACCGTGGCAATTCATCTCTCCTCTTGTAGGTTACGTAAAACAGATAAATGGATGAATgactaaaatgaaatgagTGATTAAATGCACAGGCCTACTGACCGTTGGGGCTGGGCGTAACACAAGACCCATACGCCAGGGCACATCTGCAAGTTTGCTTCCAAAGTGTGGGCAGCTGTAGAACACCTGAAACATTGTATCATAACAATCAAGACAGTTAAGAGGCATGATGAAagatttcttttcctttgcaaggaaaaggggaaaaaatctGACAGGAGGACATTCCGTCCAACACATACAATTCCAATAGTGTTCTTCACGAGATTATCAATATTCTCTAATTTTGCTTTGTGGAGAAGCTGCTTCACAACCAGACCTCCCAGGCTGCAAAAAACGATGAGGACCAAGTACTGATATTAGCTCTCCAGCAGTCCAATAATCAAAGAACTCACAGATATAAGGGAAGCAATAAGTATATTTGCCTTTATCTGTAATCTTTCTTAGACCGGACCAAATGCCTTAAAAGAAACAATTTCTAATTTACCTGTGAGTCACAAACACAACAGGCCGATTCCCAATGCCAGCAGTAACAAGCTTCTGCAATAGCATGGAGCTCACTTCCTATCCAAGGATACACCGGCTAAGTATCAGATTTACTAATAGCCACATAATAAATCAACTGTATTAAACTGAAGCTTGACACACAAATGTCATGCTCTAAGCATAGACGCTAAACTACAGGGAGATAGTCTAAATATGGCAAACTCCTCCAAGTCCAAAACCTTTTTAAGTGACATAAAGAAGCTTAAAGACGATGTATCACAGGCACAAACCTGAAGAGGCAGACTAGCACCAGACCATTGTGTGAGATTTGTCTGCATAGGAAATTAAATAGTAGTTGGACTTCAAACCAAATGGCATGATATGGTAACTGCACGTTCACCACAAGTAAAAAAGCAGGAAAGCGGATCCAGAAACCTGTCCACTAAGAAATGTCTAAAAAAGCTCCTAGAACATCAAACCAAAGTCCTTCCAAAATTACAAATTCATCTTAAACAAACCTTATACTTGAGAGTAAACAGACGCGCCTCAGGGAAATCAATCGAAAGCCATTCACCTGGCCAGAAAGTCCCTTGTTTCCCTGCTTCCTGatcaattttctcaactaaGCCACTCTTTGTTGAAGATTTGTCCTCTGCTATGCGCCACGTCTTATAAGGGCCACCTCGCAAGCCATGAACAAAAACAACATCCAAAGGAGGAGCCTGCAGTTCCGAGCTCTGTTGAGACTTACTAGACAAGGTCTTCCCATTTGAATCTGTCCCTGCAGAGATACCCTCAGAGCTAGTCTTACTTGGGGATGATTTCTCGCCTTGATTGCATCTCCAACGAGGTAATTCTGGATTTATTAAGAAGATCACATCATTATATCGAGGGCATTCTCCATTTGCAATTGCTTCGCCAGAACTCGAGTCTCCACCATTCTGTTCATTGCAGAATATATTTAACAGAGTTGCCCTGGCATAACTCTGTAATTTAAGGTCATTGCAACCTGGGAGTTTCCCACAAGAACAATCTTCAAGCCATTTACACCAGGTTTCATCTTCTACAATGGCTTTCTTGACTTTTGGGACAAGGGAAAGGATAGTCAAGAGGCGAGCTGCATGCCTCCTTACATGTGCTGTAGGTGGGACTCTAACACTAGATTGGTCTTTGTGATCTGGAGCAGGTGACTCTGATGGAGTATTTTCAGCCTTCTCTTGCGCTTCAAGCACCCTTGACGCATCATATGCTTCAATAGCTGCCAGTTTCTCATAATCATCACACAACAAAAAGCGCCTCAGCAAACACAAGATGCCGGACTCAGATATTTTTTCTTGAGAGGAAGTATCCTCGGCACATAAGTCGGCCAATGCTTTAATCCCTTTAAGTGTTACCACTGCAGAATCCGCAGCATCAATTTTGGGCAAactgtttttcttttggttcttATAAAGTACAACAAAGGGCTCAAGAGATAGGAGATCAGCCAAAGGAGACGTATCAATGGTCTCTGCACTCATCCCCAGTTGGTTGCCAGCGAGACTGACAACAGCACCAGCCAACTGATTAGCAATTTGTCCAGCTGAAAGCATGTTCAATTGATCGACTTGAGTCTggggaaaacaaaaaaaatcaatcacgGTGCAAAACAAATAGATTAATAGTGTGAACACTTACATTAGTCCCAGAGATACTATAAGAATTACAACGAGTGTCATTGAGCCAGGAATTTCAAGGAAAAATGGTGAATTTAAATTGATGGAATTATGGAAAGCAATATTAGAAGAGCTTGTACAAACCTTTACTTTGTCGCTTTTCTGCTGAGCACTTCCTTTGGCTGAGAGCTTGCTGGAACCCACAATTTCTGCGAGTAGGATAGCTAACCATGCTTGAGAGATTAGCACAGAAGACGGTCCATGGCTTTCAAGgatatgtgagagaattgTTATGGCCGAAGATCTCACTGTATCAGACGAAGTGCTTCCACAAGCCCATTGAAGCAATATCCCCGACCATCTTTGACTCTGTTCAAGAGATAATTGCATATCACCTGTACATACTAACTGAAGTGCCTTTGCCAACACTTCTTGAACCTGTTTGTGCTTTGTTGTGCTCTTAGCAGTATCCCTCAAAAGATGCAGACCTTTGTCCATCACAATCTTCCGCGCCTTAGTGCTTCTCTCAAGAGAAACCAGAAATGCAGATAAAGCAACCTGAGCCAAAGGGATGTCTTCATTTTTAGTTGCATGAGAGATAGTTGACAGGAGGCTCGAACTCCAATCTGGAACAGAATCATTTAAAGGCAAGTTACGGTCCTCCAATAGCAAACGAGCTACCAGACTCCCATGCCATTTGACAGACCTCTCAGGCGCAACCAGAGCAGTCATGATGGCATTCCCATCTTGATCCAGATCCTGAATGCGTGACCTATTCTCCTGAGATGCCATTGCCCAGTTTGCCAATGCCCATGCAGCAAAAGGGACAGCAACATGTTCGCAATGCAGATCATCCCAGAGACCCGGAATAACAGCAGATGACAAGCTAGCTTGTGTTGATGAGCTATCGTAACTATTTTGAAGCAATAATCTTCGGGGGGCATGTCTTAACATTTTTGTATTGGAAGCATCTGAATGACCCAAGTCCCCTGAGTCATTAGTCCTTGCAAGTCCTAGAACAGTAGTGCCCTCAAGTATCTTGATTCCAATTCCCTTCATACCACTGCCCCCAttttcatcatcttcatcctcTGGGGTTTCATCCATGTACAATCCACCTTCCTCAATAACTTGAATAGCCGCAGCTATATCTCTCGTTTCAGCATTTTTGGGCAATACGTGCTTAAATAATGCTTGGTCCATACCGTCACAGTTAGAC
This genomic window contains:
- the LOC116199812 gene encoding uncharacterized protein LOC116199812 isoform X2 yields the protein MLVAAIMEIVTSNCDGMDQALFKHVLPKNAETRDIAAAIQVIEEGGLYMDETPEDEDDENGGSGMKGIGIKILEGTTVLGLARTNDSGDLGHSDASNTKMLRHAPRRLLLQNSYDSSSTQASLSSAVIPGLWDDLHCEHVAVPFAAWALANWAMASQENRSRIQDLDQDGNAIMTALVAPERSVKWHGSLVARLLLEDRNLPLNDSVPDWSSSLLSTISHATKNEDIPLAQVALSAFLVSLERSTKARKIVMDKGLHLLRDTAKSTTKHKQVQEVLAKALQLVCTGDMQLSLEQSQRWSGILLQWACGSTSSDTVRSSAITILSHILESHGPSSVLISQAWLAILLAEIVGSSKLSAKGSAQQKSDKVKTQVDQLNMLSAGQIANQLAGAVVSLAGNQLGMSAETIDTSPLADLLSLEPFVVLYKNQKKNSLPKIDAADSAVVTLKGIKALADLCAEDTSSQEKISESGILCLLRRFLLCDDYEKLAAIEAYDASRVLEAQEKAENTPSESPAPDHKDQSSVRVPPTAHVRRHAARLLTILSLVPKVKKAIVEDETWCKWLEDCSCGKLPGCNDLKLQSYARATLLNIFCNEQNGGDSSSGEAIANGECPRYNDVIFLINPELPRWRCNQGEKSSPSKTSSEGISAGTDSNGKTLSSKSQQSSELQAPPLDVVFVHGLRGGPYKTWRIAEDKSSTKSGLVEKIDQEAGKQGTFWPGEWLSIDFPEARLFTLKYKTNLTQWSGASLPLQEVSSMLLQKLVTAGIGNRPVVFVTHSLGGLVVKQLLHKAKLENIDNLVKNTIGIVFYSCPHFGSKLADVPWRMGLVLRPAPTIGELRSGSLRLVELNDFIRNLHRKGMLDVLSFCETKVTPIVEGYGGWAFRMEIVPIESAYPGFGELVVLESTDHINSCKPLSRTDPSYTEILEFLRKLKAQRT
- the LOC116199812 gene encoding uncharacterized protein LOC116199812 isoform X1, whose product is MLRLCLQRGRRLRLPISRSLSSSPSSKIPAGTDHHHAPPPILHHTATSSLSPDPAASATSLSRGSAITLSATLLAAIIASSVALYNSEDESGRPDANPLYNAVETAVHKSNDSLKRIYHHFRQTGVAASVLWQSLRSVLSSANHEFRTGFELRVAALLADIAAASPSRRTAIVGAGGGAVVDWLLDTVATPRDGCGTQAESARALAYLIADPNVCETVLGRPHAVPNLLRFIFSCQPQRSKKHTRRSSFDISDSLKGRSMLVAAIMEIVTSNCDGMDQALFKHVLPKNAETRDIAAAIQVIEEGGLYMDETPEDEDDENGGSGMKGIGIKILEGTTVLGLARTNDSGDLGHSDASNTKMLRHAPRRLLLQNSYDSSSTQASLSSAVIPGLWDDLHCEHVAVPFAAWALANWAMASQENRSRIQDLDQDGNAIMTALVAPERSVKWHGSLVARLLLEDRNLPLNDSVPDWSSSLLSTISHATKNEDIPLAQVALSAFLVSLERSTKARKIVMDKGLHLLRDTAKSTTKHKQVQEVLAKALQLVCTGDMQLSLEQSQRWSGILLQWACGSTSSDTVRSSAITILSHILESHGPSSVLISQAWLAILLAEIVGSSKLSAKGSAQQKSDKVKTQVDQLNMLSAGQIANQLAGAVVSLAGNQLGMSAETIDTSPLADLLSLEPFVVLYKNQKKNSLPKIDAADSAVVTLKGIKALADLCAEDTSSQEKISESGILCLLRRFLLCDDYEKLAAIEAYDASRVLEAQEKAENTPSESPAPDHKDQSSVRVPPTAHVRRHAARLLTILSLVPKVKKAIVEDETWCKWLEDCSCGKLPGCNDLKLQSYARATLLNIFCNEQNGGDSSSGEAIANGECPRYNDVIFLINPELPRWRCNQGEKSSPSKTSSEGISAGTDSNGKTLSSKSQQSSELQAPPLDVVFVHGLRGGPYKTWRIAEDKSSTKSGLVEKIDQEAGKQGTFWPGEWLSIDFPEARLFTLKYKTNLTQWSGASLPLQEVSSMLLQKLVTAGIGNRPVVFVTHSLGGLVVKQLLHKAKLENIDNLVKNTIGIVFYSCPHFGSKLADVPWRMGLVLRPAPTIGELRSGSLRLVELNDFIRNLHRKGMLDVLSFCETKVTPIVEGYGGWAFRMEIVPIESAYPGFGELVVLESTDHINSCKPLSRTDPSYTEILEFLRKLKAQRT